In the genome of Chlamydia trachomatis A/HAR-13, one region contains:
- a CDS encoding KpsF/GutQ family sugar-phosphate isomerase, with protein MYVPGIAENLCLDIFHKQKQVISQYFASFHYDCVHQLTEKLLCHQGSLFFSGIGKSGCIARKLVATMQSFGEKAFFLSGDLLHGDLGVVSPGDIVCLFSNSGETREILEWIPHLKNRPVFLVGITAAPCSSLAAFSDFVIVLPKLEELDPFNLMPTTSTTCQLLFSDLLAMTLLRCRKISLSDYGSNHPSGQIGLKANGKVKDYLYPRTEVPFCSPLTTVAESLPTLSSYGYGCVCVVNELFELLGIFTDGDLRRGLSEYGGDILAYPLQQIMTRNPKVISEDSDVLLSLEMMESGNPVTVLPVVDAQQQRFIVGLLHMHALARAGLL; from the coding sequence ATGTACGTACCAGGCATTGCAGAGAACCTTTGTTTAGATATTTTTCATAAGCAAAAACAGGTTATTTCTCAGTATTTCGCTAGCTTTCATTATGATTGCGTTCATCAGCTCACAGAAAAACTTCTTTGTCATCAGGGATCATTATTTTTTTCTGGGATAGGAAAGAGTGGTTGCATCGCCCGTAAGTTAGTGGCGACGATGCAATCTTTTGGGGAGAAAGCCTTTTTCCTTTCAGGAGATCTTCTCCATGGAGATTTGGGGGTTGTTTCTCCAGGAGATATCGTTTGTCTATTTTCAAATAGTGGTGAAACTCGAGAGATTTTGGAATGGATTCCGCATTTGAAGAATAGACCCGTTTTTCTTGTTGGTATCACTGCTGCACCGTGCTCGAGTTTAGCCGCTTTTTCTGATTTTGTTATTGTACTGCCAAAGTTAGAAGAGTTAGATCCTTTTAATCTTATGCCTACAACCTCAACCACATGCCAATTACTTTTTTCTGATCTTCTAGCAATGACACTGTTACGTTGTCGGAAAATTTCCTTGTCGGATTATGGGAGCAACCATCCCAGTGGACAGATAGGCTTGAAAGCGAATGGGAAAGTCAAAGATTATTTGTACCCAAGAACTGAAGTGCCTTTCTGCTCTCCATTAACTACTGTTGCAGAGTCTCTTCCTACACTTTCTTCGTATGGATATGGGTGTGTCTGTGTAGTAAATGAGCTTTTCGAGTTATTAGGGATATTCACAGATGGAGATTTACGTAGAGGATTGTCTGAATACGGAGGAGATATTTTAGCTTACCCGTTACAACAGATCATGACACGTAACCCTAAAGTTATTTCTGAGGATTCGGATGTACTATTGAGCTTAGAAATGATGGAATCTGGAAATCCTGTGACCGTGCTTCCTGTAGTTGATGCTCAACAACAACGTTTCATTGTTGGGCTACTACACATGCATGCGTTAGCACGTGCAGGATTATTATAA
- a CDS encoding dihydrolipoamide acetyltransferase family protein, with the protein MFEFRFPKIGETASGGIVVRWLKQVGDPVQKDEPLIEVSTDKIATELAPSQAGILEECLVQEGEEVFPGDILARLLETAAANTPVKSPVENPVREENHSVDREQKWFSPAVLGFAQREGLDLQELQKISGTGEGGRITRKDVEHYLSDKREPRDPICSKEENRIPLSPLRRAIASSLRQSSEEVPHASLVVDVDVTDLMNLISAERERFTAAHGVKLTITSFIIQCLAKSLEQFPLLNGSLDGDTIVLKKAINVGVAVNLNKEGVVVPVIHNCQDRGLVSIAKVLADLSSRARSNKLDSSETKGGSVTVTNFGMTGALIGMPIIRYPEVAILGIGTIQKRVVVRDDDSLAIRKMMCVTLTFDHRVLDGIYGGEFLTALKNRLESVTMS; encoded by the coding sequence ATGTTCGAGTTTCGATTTCCAAAAATAGGGGAGACCGCATCTGGAGGTATTGTTGTCCGATGGTTGAAACAGGTCGGAGATCCTGTTCAAAAAGATGAGCCATTGATTGAGGTCTCAACAGATAAGATAGCTACAGAGTTAGCTCCTTCTCAAGCTGGCATTTTGGAGGAGTGCCTGGTTCAGGAAGGGGAAGAGGTTTTCCCTGGAGATATTCTAGCGCGTTTGCTAGAAACTGCTGCAGCGAATACTCCTGTAAAAAGCCCTGTGGAGAATCCTGTTAGAGAAGAGAATCATTCTGTAGATAGAGAGCAGAAATGGTTCTCGCCCGCAGTATTAGGATTTGCCCAAAGAGAAGGGTTAGATCTTCAAGAATTACAAAAGATCTCGGGGACAGGAGAGGGGGGACGGATTACTCGTAAGGATGTAGAACACTATCTTTCCGACAAGAGAGAACCTAGGGATCCGATCTGTTCTAAAGAGGAAAATAGAATTCCTTTGTCACCTTTACGTCGGGCTATCGCTTCTTCTTTACGACAGTCTTCAGAAGAGGTGCCGCATGCTTCTCTGGTTGTTGATGTAGATGTTACAGATTTAATGAATCTCATCTCTGCGGAGCGAGAGAGATTTACTGCTGCTCATGGAGTGAAACTCACGATCACCAGCTTCATTATACAGTGCTTAGCTAAGTCTTTAGAGCAGTTCCCACTGCTTAATGGTTCTTTAGACGGGGATACGATTGTCCTCAAGAAGGCTATAAATGTAGGAGTTGCTGTAAATTTGAATAAAGAAGGAGTAGTTGTTCCTGTTATTCATAATTGTCAGGATAGGGGTCTTGTAAGTATTGCTAAGGTTCTTGCGGATCTTTCTTCAAGGGCGCGATCTAATAAATTAGATTCCTCAGAAACGAAAGGGGGAAGCGTCACTGTAACCAACTTTGGTATGACTGGAGCTCTTATTGGCATGCCGATAATTCGTTATCCGGAAGTAGCGATTTTGGGGATCGGAACAATTCAAAAACGAGTGGTTGTACGTGATGATGACTCGTTAGCCATTAGGAAAATGATGTGTGTCACTTTAACTTTCGACCATCGAGTATTGGATGGAATTTACGGTGGAGAGTTTTTAACAGCTTTGAAAAATCGCTTAGAGTCTGTTACGATGAGCTAG
- a CDS encoding dicarboxylate/amino acid:cation symporter, which translates to MKLWMKIFIGLIIGVVSGLILEDKAVFVKPFGDIFLNLLSMVVYPLVFCSMVLGIASISDMKKLGRIGLRSLGLYLATTSVAIGIGLAFALFFSPGKGCDLQGFNAVDLASSGSSGGMNFLATFAQVFPSNPLRSFVEGNILQIIIFALFTGIAMRLAGEAARPVERFVHGCNEIMLRMVNMIMSFAPYGVAASMAWISGNHGLTVLLQLGKFLVVYYLACICHAILIFGGLVRLGCRSSFSKFLSSMMDAISCAVSTASSSATLPVTMRCVSKNLGVSSEVSGFVLPLGATVNMNGTAIFQGMAAVFIAQAYNCPLSLTSLLLLVVTATFSAVGSAGVPGGGMITLGSVLTSVGLPIQGIAVLAGIDRLRDIIGTPMNILGDAVVALYIADGEGEFSSSNEGEEDILPQNG; encoded by the coding sequence ATGAAATTATGGATGAAAATTTTTATAGGCCTAATTATCGGGGTTGTTTCCGGCTTAATTCTGGAAGACAAAGCAGTTTTTGTGAAACCTTTTGGGGATATCTTTTTAAATCTACTCAGCATGGTAGTATATCCCTTAGTCTTTTGCTCTATGGTTTTGGGGATCGCTTCGATTAGCGATATGAAGAAATTAGGGCGTATAGGCTTAAGAAGTTTGGGTTTGTATCTAGCGACAACTTCCGTTGCTATTGGTATTGGGTTAGCTTTTGCTCTGTTTTTCAGTCCTGGAAAGGGGTGTGATCTCCAAGGTTTTAATGCAGTGGATCTTGCTTCGTCCGGATCATCTGGAGGGATGAATTTTTTAGCTACATTCGCTCAGGTGTTTCCTTCAAATCCTTTACGTTCTTTTGTAGAAGGGAATATCCTACAGATCATCATCTTTGCTTTGTTTACAGGCATTGCTATGCGCTTAGCTGGAGAAGCTGCTCGCCCTGTGGAACGTTTTGTTCACGGGTGTAATGAGATTATGCTGCGCATGGTAAATATGATTATGTCTTTTGCTCCTTATGGAGTTGCAGCAAGTATGGCTTGGATATCTGGCAATCATGGTCTGACCGTCCTACTTCAATTAGGCAAGTTTCTTGTTGTCTATTATTTAGCCTGTATATGTCATGCTATATTGATATTCGGGGGCTTAGTTCGATTAGGGTGCAGGAGCTCATTTAGCAAGTTTTTGTCGTCGATGATGGATGCCATTTCTTGTGCTGTATCGACTGCTAGTAGTTCTGCAACACTGCCTGTTACTATGCGCTGCGTTTCAAAAAATCTCGGCGTTTCTTCAGAAGTTTCAGGTTTTGTGCTCCCCTTAGGTGCGACTGTCAACATGAATGGTACGGCAATTTTTCAAGGGATGGCCGCAGTTTTTATTGCTCAGGCATATAATTGTCCTCTTTCTTTAACTAGTTTACTTCTTTTAGTTGTGACTGCGACATTCTCTGCTGTAGGAAGTGCAGGAGTCCCTGGAGGGGGAATGATTACGTTAGGGTCTGTGCTCACTTCTGTGGGACTCCCTATCCAAGGGATCGCAGTCTTAGCTGGGATCGATCGTTTGAGAGATATCATAGGCACTCCTATGAATATTCTAGGGGATGCAGTTGTTGCTTTATATATTGCAGATGGAGAAGGTGAGTTCTCCTCTTCTAATGAGGGTGAAGAGGATATCCTTCCTCAAAATGGTTAG
- a CDS encoding RNA methyltransferase, with protein sequence MEFIGKNNARVKSALALKRQRARNSTYFLLEGFREIHRALISGYRCSHVFCGELIADKEIALDRELTSLGIEKLYCSKDILEKLSFKENPENFIAVFEKKELSCQEFLGLQRKNQAPFYLIVEQAEKPGNIGALLRIADGAGVDGVILCDPVVDLYNPNVIRSSLGTVFTMPVWQASLKEVLDLVHQQEWQVFTTTPSAQTFYFDQDFCQPMVVVFGSEKDGLSPDWLNGSFCNIALPMLGKADSLNLSSSVAAVAYEVVRQRSIRNLL encoded by the coding sequence ATGGAGTTTATAGGGAAAAATAATGCCCGTGTTAAGAGTGCTCTTGCTTTAAAGCGCCAGCGGGCACGTAATAGCACATATTTTTTATTAGAAGGGTTTCGAGAGATTCATCGAGCCCTAATTTCTGGATACCGTTGTTCGCATGTATTTTGCGGAGAACTAATTGCCGATAAGGAGATAGCTCTTGATCGCGAGCTTACTTCGCTTGGTATTGAAAAGTTGTATTGTTCTAAGGATATTTTGGAAAAACTGTCGTTTAAAGAGAATCCCGAGAATTTTATTGCTGTTTTTGAAAAGAAAGAGCTGTCTTGCCAAGAGTTTTTAGGATTGCAGCGAAAGAATCAGGCTCCTTTTTATTTGATTGTTGAGCAAGCAGAAAAACCTGGAAATATAGGAGCTTTGCTAAGGATCGCAGATGGAGCAGGGGTGGATGGAGTCATTCTTTGTGATCCTGTAGTCGATTTATACAATCCCAATGTAATTCGTTCCTCTTTAGGTACAGTATTCACTATGCCTGTTTGGCAAGCTTCTTTGAAAGAGGTCTTGGATTTGGTTCATCAACAAGAATGGCAGGTTTTCACAACAACTCCATCAGCACAAACTTTTTATTTTGATCAAGATTTTTGCCAACCGATGGTTGTGGTGTTTGGCTCAGAAAAAGATGGGCTGTCGCCTGATTGGTTGAATGGAAGTTTTTGTAACATAGCTTTACCTATGTTAGGGAAAGCAGATTCATTAAACCTTTCTTCTTCTGTTGCGGCTGTTGCTTATGAGGTCGTTCGACAAAGAAGTATAAGAAATCTTTTATGA
- a CDS encoding class I SAM-dependent rRNA methyltransferase codes for MMDYELLDSGDGKKLERFKDVCLIRSSATAIWPKSSPSLWGQYSAEFVRMGEQGQWRYRNRNLKEWWITIDSVSCLLKLTPFGHVGIFPEHAGFWKDLQPSVAKPSCRVLNLFAYTGASSIFCAQQGATVYHVDASKAAVKWAQKNVEGNAFQDKRIFWIIEDVFSFLKKEIRRGKTYDVILLDPPTYGRGPDGETFKIDRDFFPLLELCSQLLSSSFSHMLITSHTPGHTPEFLHCLARRALLMLPLQGWRLGENFCGEGNQRLPSGVFAQWSL; via the coding sequence ATGATGGATTACGAGTTGTTAGATAGTGGGGACGGTAAGAAACTAGAGCGATTTAAGGATGTTTGCTTAATTCGTTCTTCTGCCACGGCTATTTGGCCAAAGAGCTCTCCCTCCTTATGGGGGCAGTATTCTGCTGAGTTTGTTCGTATGGGAGAACAAGGGCAATGGCGGTATCGCAACAGAAATCTTAAAGAATGGTGGATAACCATCGATTCTGTTTCGTGTTTATTGAAGCTGACTCCTTTTGGTCATGTAGGTATTTTTCCCGAGCATGCTGGGTTCTGGAAAGATTTACAACCTTCTGTAGCCAAGCCTTCATGTAGAGTTTTGAATCTCTTTGCTTATACTGGAGCTTCTTCTATTTTCTGTGCTCAACAAGGAGCAACAGTCTATCATGTGGATGCTTCTAAAGCAGCTGTTAAGTGGGCCCAAAAAAACGTGGAAGGGAACGCTTTTCAAGATAAAAGGATTTTTTGGATCATAGAAGATGTGTTTTCTTTCTTGAAGAAGGAAATTCGTCGAGGAAAGACTTATGATGTCATTCTTTTGGATCCACCTACCTATGGGCGAGGTCCTGATGGAGAAACATTCAAAATAGATCGCGATTTTTTCCCTTTATTAGAGTTGTGTTCACAGCTCCTCTCTAGTTCTTTCTCGCATATGCTGATTACTTCACATACACCGGGACATACTCCCGAGTTTTTGCATTGTTTAGCTAGAAGAGCGCTTCTTATGCTTCCTCTCCAAGGGTGGCGTTTAGGAGAAAATTTTTGTGGTGAGGGGAATCAACGGTTGCCTTCAGGGGTGTTTGCGCAATGGAGTTTATAG
- a CDS encoding riboflavin synthase has product MFSGIIQEVARVDLIHHLGDSMEIGVFARKLIDVVPGSSFSVDGICLTLVKRQYELLFFDVTEETMAWTTIKDYTVGTMVNLERSVRLGDEIGGHFVSGHVCGIGTIIAIEKSYMFFKAPANLVPYILEKGFIAIDGISLTIARVKGDIFSVSLIPETRARTSLGYKQVGAHVNMEPDMMTKMQVDTIMRFHAEKEISK; this is encoded by the coding sequence ATGTTTTCAGGCATTATTCAAGAAGTCGCACGGGTAGATCTTATTCACCATCTCGGGGATTCCATGGAGATTGGAGTTTTTGCTCGCAAGTTGATCGATGTGGTTCCGGGGAGTAGCTTCTCTGTCGATGGCATATGTTTGACTCTGGTCAAACGACAGTACGAATTACTCTTTTTTGATGTGACTGAAGAAACCATGGCTTGGACTACCATCAAAGATTATACGGTGGGAACCATGGTAAATTTAGAACGCTCGGTTCGATTAGGAGATGAAATAGGAGGACATTTTGTCTCTGGGCATGTCTGTGGGATAGGCACTATTATTGCTATAGAGAAATCCTATATGTTTTTTAAGGCTCCAGCTAATTTAGTGCCTTATATTTTAGAGAAAGGCTTCATTGCTATTGATGGCATCAGTTTGACAATTGCACGAGTTAAAGGGGACATCTTTTCAGTTAGTTTGATTCCGGAGACTCGAGCGCGCACCTCATTGGGTTATAAACAGGTGGGTGCTCACGTGAATATGGAGCCTGATATGATGACAAAAATGCAGGTGGACACAATTATGCGTTTCCATGCCGAAAAAGAGATCAGCAAATGA
- the nrdR gene encoding transcriptional regulator NrdR, with product MLCPFCNHGELKVIDSRNAPESNAIKRRRECLRCSQRFTTFETVELTVQVLKRDGRYENFQESKLVNGLKAASSHTRIGQEQVQAIASNIKQDLLGKQNREISTKEIGELVMKYLKKADMIAYIRFACVYRRFKDVGELMEVLLSATPDGEKQT from the coding sequence ATGCTATGCCCATTTTGTAACCATGGAGAGCTTAAAGTTATCGACTCTCGAAACGCACCAGAGTCAAACGCGATTAAACGCCGTCGCGAATGCTTACGTTGCAGCCAAAGATTTACAACCTTTGAAACAGTAGAATTAACTGTACAGGTATTAAAGCGAGACGGTCGTTATGAAAACTTCCAAGAATCAAAGCTCGTCAATGGATTAAAAGCAGCTTCCAGCCATACAAGAATTGGACAAGAACAAGTACAAGCAATCGCCTCTAATATCAAACAAGATCTTCTTGGAAAACAAAATCGAGAAATCTCTACCAAAGAAATAGGCGAACTAGTAATGAAATATCTAAAAAAAGCAGATATGATTGCGTACATTAGGTTCGCCTGTGTTTACAGAAGATTTAAGGATGTAGGAGAGCTAATGGAAGTCTTATTATCTGCAACACCAGATGGTGAAAAACAGACATGA